The DNA segment GCTCCGGCCGATTCGGCCAGCGCCTCATCCAGGGCCATATTGGTGGCGCCATCCAGCGGCGCGCTGCTCAGCAAGCGCCAACGGTCGGTCATGGCCGTTCGAATGGCAAGTCAACCACCTGCCCCTCGATCGTCTCGTCGCCGCTGCGCACCATGACCGCTGTCCCGGCCGTCGCGTAATCCCGTTTGACGAAGGCCAGGGCGATGGGACGTGCAAGCGCCGGCGAGTAGACGCTGCTGGAAACCGTGCCAATGCTGCGACCTTCGACCTCCAGCGCAGCGCCGGGCGCCACCATTTGCGCCAACAGCAGCCCGCACAGGTGACGCGTCACCTTGTCATAGGTGAGCTGGCGGGCGATGATCTCCTGACCGGTGTAGCAGCCCTTGGTCTGACTGATGTACGCCAGCAGGCCGGCTTCGAGCGGGGTCACGGCGTCTGTCATCTCGATGCCAGGCGCCGGCATTCCAGCTTCGACGCGCAGCCGATTGTAGGCCTCCTGCCCGATGGGGCGGGCGCCCGCGGCGGTCAGCGCCGCCCGGACCTCCGTCCAGCCCGCGGCCGGCGTCAAAAGGCGCCAAGCGTCAGCGCCTGGTCCGGGCAGGCGCACAACGGTGACCGAGTGACCGGCCAGGCTGATCTCGCGCCACTGAAAGCGCGCCAGGGCAGCGATGTCCGGTTGACCGCCGGCTGCGGCCAGGCAGTCGGGCGCCTGCGGGCCAAGTAATTCGAGCTGATGCGTCTCCGCGTTCAGGTCGGTCACCGTCACCTGATCCATGAAGAAAATCAGGCCGCGCAGATGACGCACCAACCGCTCACGCAGGGGCGGCCCGTTGAGGATGATGAAATCATCCGGCCGCGCCAGCACCGTGAGCGTATCGAGGATGCGCGCCTGCGGATTGGTCAACACCGTGATTGTGGCCTGGCCGGGGCGCAACGCCTTGACATCGTTGGTCGTCTGGCGCTGCACGAAATCAACCCGCGTCGCGCCGGAAAGGCGCAGCGCACCCATCTCCGCGCGCTCGATCAGCGCCACCGTGGCGCGAGCGGCTTCATATTCAGAGATGCCGACTCCCGGAAAGTTGGCGTCTCTATCGGCTCCCGATACAACGGGTTGTGTCATCGTGTGCAACACCTCGGCAAACACTCGAATGCTGTCAGCGGGGGCATTGTCTACTGCAAGCGGGAATAGAGTTCACTTTTCTGTTTAGGGAAACAGGCGCAATTCGTGCCCGCTTGCAGTATATCATACGGGCAGACGATTTGCCAACTTGATTTATTGGCGCACGCCGCCGTGGTCGCGATCCGCACGCAACGGCCTGCATATGTTATAATTCCGCTATCCATGCCCATGCTGCCGGGCGCAACGGGCGGCGCAGAGGTGGTCACGTGATCGAAGGCAAACGGATTCTCTTGGGTGTCAGCGGCGGCATTGCTGCGTACAAGGCGGCCTTTTTAGCCAGCCGCTTGACGCAGGCCGGCGCGCGGGTAGATGTTATCATGACTTCTGGCGCGGCGCGTTTCGTCACGTCGTTGACCTTTCAAGGCGTGACCGGCCGACCGGTACATGACGACGTGTTCGGCTCGCTGCCTGATGGCCGCATCGCGCATGTCAACCTGGCCCGAGACGCTGACCTGCTCATCATCGCACCGCTCACCGCGCACACGCTGGCCCGCCTGGCGCACGGGTTGGCAGACGACCTGCTGACTGTCACCGCCCTGGCCTGCACCGCGCCGCTACTCCTGGCCCCTGCGATGGAAGAACACATGTGGCAGCACCCGGCCACGCAGGCTAACCTGGAGACGCTGCGCCAGCGCGGCGCCTTCATCGTCGGCCCGCTCAGTGGTCACCTGGCGTCGGGCGCCAGTGGCAGCGGCCGCATGGTCGAGCCAGACGACCTGCTGAGCGCCGCGCGCTACCTGCTGGGGCGATCAGGGCCGTTGGCCGGCCAGCGCGTGGTCATCACCGCGGGTGGCACGCACGAGGCGCTCGACCCGGTTCGTTTCATCGGCAATCGCAGCAGCGGCAAGATGGGCGTGGCGCTGGCCGAAGCGGCGCTCGACCTGGG comes from the Candidatus Amarolinea dominans genome and includes:
- a CDS encoding aminomethyl transferase family protein codes for the protein MTQPVVSGADRDANFPGVGISEYEAARATVALIERAEMGALRLSGATRVDFVQRQTTNDVKALRPGQATITVLTNPQARILDTLTVLARPDDFIILNGPPLRERLVRHLRGLIFFMDQVTVTDLNAETHQLELLGPQAPDCLAAAGGQPDIAALARFQWREISLAGHSVTVVRLPGPGADAWRLLTPAAGWTEVRAALTAAGARPIGQEAYNRLRVEAGMPAPGIEMTDAVTPLEAGLLAYISQTKGCYTGQEIIARQLTYDKVTRHLCGLLLAQMVAPGAALEVEGRSIGTVSSSVYSPALARPIALAFVKRDYATAGTAVMVRSGDETIEGQVVDLPFERP
- the coaBC gene encoding bifunctional phosphopantothenoylcysteine decarboxylase/phosphopantothenate--cysteine ligase CoaBC, with the translated sequence MIEGKRILLGVSGGIAAYKAAFLASRLTQAGARVDVIMTSGAARFVTSLTFQGVTGRPVHDDVFGSLPDGRIAHVNLARDADLLIIAPLTAHTLARLAHGLADDLLTVTALACTAPLLLAPAMEEHMWQHPATQANLETLRQRGAFIVGPLSGHLASGASGSGRMVEPDDLLSAARYLLGRSGPLAGQRVVITAGGTHEALDPVRFIGNRSSGKMGVALAEAALDLGAEVVLIHGPLAVSLPWGVETVAVESAQQMCDAVLAQQPTTDVLIGAAAVADFRPAAVAEQKIKKQPGGGGLTIELVRTPDILAIVAAQRALSGRPRVTVGFAAETENLHANAQAKLAAKGMNLIVANDVTASDAGFGVDTNRVTLLTADSPPEPLPLLSKAAVAAHIMQRIAALLS